The following are encoded in a window of Psychrobacter sp. P11F6 genomic DNA:
- a CDS encoding LysR substrate-binding domain-containing protein: MKTDTNSSLDFRKYPSTKALQCFETAARHLSFTNAAQEMHMTQSAISKQVAQLEEVLNIALFYRTPQKISLTPAGKMYYLDVLDILKHIEMATTNLVSHSDNTEVLRIVSHPTFCSRWLIPALSGFNEAHPLINVEIKEQVGPFFSEDQNVDIAFLYGTGIWGGMEAIKLFDEYSVAVCHPDYLKDEKPFTSTVANCTLLHLNSRLNAWHEYFDQQDISVNTTFIGPRFDTFQACISAALLGYGLALVPLRLVERELQSGALVTAWDYAAKGRGSYYMTYPLSLGESHRIKIIINWISAYLET; the protein is encoded by the coding sequence ATGAAAACGGATACCAACAGTTCGCTAGATTTTAGAAAATATCCTTCCACCAAAGCTTTACAATGTTTTGAGACAGCGGCTAGACACTTAAGTTTTACCAATGCCGCGCAAGAGATGCACATGACTCAAAGCGCCATCAGTAAGCAAGTTGCGCAGCTAGAGGAAGTGCTAAATATTGCTCTGTTTTATCGAACACCGCAAAAAATCTCATTGACGCCTGCTGGCAAGATGTATTATCTGGATGTGCTAGATATACTAAAACATATCGAGATGGCAACGACCAATTTAGTGTCGCACAGTGATAATACTGAGGTGTTGAGAATTGTCTCGCACCCAACGTTTTGTTCACGCTGGCTCATTCCTGCGTTGAGTGGGTTCAATGAGGCGCATCCTTTAATAAATGTAGAAATCAAAGAACAGGTTGGACCGTTTTTCTCTGAAGACCAAAATGTCGATATCGCGTTTTTGTATGGTACGGGTATTTGGGGTGGCATGGAAGCGATTAAGCTGTTTGATGAATACAGTGTGGCTGTCTGTCATCCTGATTATTTAAAAGACGAAAAACCCTTCACGAGCACTGTCGCTAATTGTACCTTATTGCACCTCAACTCGCGCTTAAATGCATGGCATGAGTATTTTGATCAACAGGATATCAGTGTTAACACGACGTTCATTGGCCCACGTTTTGATACGTTTCAGGCATGTATATCAGCGGCATTATTGGGGTATGGTCTCGCGCTGGTACCGCTACGCTTGGTAGAGCGTGAGCTGCAGTCAGGGGCGCTGGTCACCGCATGGGATTATGCTGCAAAAGGCAGAGGGTCTTATTATATGACCTATCCATTATCACTTGGTGAATCACACAGAATAAAAATTATTATAAATTGGATATCTGCTTATCTTGAAACTTAG
- a CDS encoding aspartate aminotransferase family protein, with the protein MDKLYNVTDAFTMVHPITLTKGKNAKVWDNNDQCYIDFVGGIGVLNFGHCHPHIVTAIINQTQSLIHYAYNAAAHTPYQTFMPRLCELIPISGELSGMLTNSGAEATENAIKIARLKTQRVGVIAFDGGFHGRTLAAVNLNGKVAPYKRGLGPLAGSVYHIPFPSPDNEVSDQQAIDALNRLFEVETDISNIGAIIAEPIQGEGGFQLMSPSFAQYLRAFCDEHGILLIMDEIQSGYGRTGSPFAFSHLGIEPDVILLGKSIAGGLPLGAVVGKASVINGLPKGSLGGTYSGNPVACAAANATIDIMQEDEIWASAKHYAQEIETSIAQWQAEGVSPWLYGLTGIGAMRGIELRHATYGSHPSVMTHVLTQARKRGLLLMPSGKYRHIIRLLPPLTIEPETLQDGLDILRDVLSTIPNKNPVEWS; encoded by the coding sequence ATGGATAAGTTATACAATGTCACTGATGCTTTTACGATGGTGCATCCCATCACCTTAACTAAAGGTAAAAATGCAAAAGTTTGGGATAATAACGACCAATGCTATATTGATTTTGTGGGTGGTATTGGCGTCTTGAACTTCGGACATTGCCACCCTCACATCGTGACGGCCATTATCAATCAAACCCAATCGCTCATTCATTATGCTTACAATGCAGCTGCTCACACTCCCTATCAAACCTTCATGCCACGATTGTGCGAGCTCATTCCTATCAGTGGTGAGCTCTCGGGCATGCTCACCAATTCTGGTGCGGAAGCCACAGAAAACGCCATAAAAATTGCCCGTCTCAAAACCCAGCGCGTCGGTGTCATTGCGTTTGATGGTGGGTTCCATGGACGGACACTTGCTGCTGTCAACTTGAATGGTAAAGTTGCTCCTTACAAGCGAGGATTGGGGCCGTTAGCCGGCAGTGTCTATCACATTCCTTTCCCTAGTCCAGATAATGAGGTGAGCGACCAACAGGCAATCGATGCGCTAAATCGTTTGTTTGAAGTAGAAACTGACATCAGTAATATTGGTGCGATTATCGCAGAGCCCATACAAGGGGAGGGTGGGTTTCAATTAATGTCACCCTCTTTTGCTCAGTACTTGCGCGCCTTTTGTGATGAGCACGGTATCTTGTTGATTATGGATGAGATTCAATCAGGCTATGGGCGTACTGGTTCACCTTTTGCCTTTTCACATTTGGGCATTGAGCCAGATGTGATACTACTGGGCAAAAGCATCGCAGGCGGCTTGCCCTTAGGTGCGGTTGTAGGCAAGGCCAGTGTCATAAATGGCCTGCCTAAAGGCAGTTTGGGCGGTACATACTCTGGTAATCCAGTGGCATGTGCAGCGGCAAATGCCACGATAGACATCATGCAAGAGGATGAGATATGGGCATCTGCTAAGCACTATGCGCAAGAGATTGAAACAAGTATCGCGCAATGGCAGGCGGAAGGCGTTTCCCCTTGGCTATATGGTCTCACGGGTATTGGAGCGATGCGCGGTATTGAGCTGCGTCATGCTACGTATGGCTCGCATCCTAGTGTGATGACTCACGTACTAACCCAAGCGCGAAAGCGAGGCTTACTGCTCATGCCAAGTGGTAAATACCGTCATATCATTCGATTGTTACCACCTCTGACCATTGAGCCTGAAACGCTGCAAGATGGCCTTGATATTTTAAGAGACGTATTAAGTACGATTCCTAATAAAAATCCAGTCGAGTGGTCTTAA